CACGAGGACTTCGTCCGCGTCCAGAAGCGCCTGCGCGAACTGGACAAGAAAGAAGAGCAGGAGCGCAAGTCCGAGCGGGACAAGAAGAAGGAAGAGGCCAAAGAAGAGGCCGAAGAAATCTATCAGAAGTTCAAGGAGGGCGAAACCCTCGACACCGAGGACCTGATGAAGCTCCAGAAGACGGGGCTACTCTAAGTCGATCTCGTCTACCGCGCGGTTTTTCTCCCGGTTTTCGGGATTCGCAAGCGGTCGCGTAGCAGCGTCGCCACCGATGGCGCATGCGACACCTACCCTACGGGTCGCCGCGCCGTCGACGGCGTTTCGGACGTCATCGCGGCAGTCACGTCGCGAATCCGATCGCGTCTCCGTAGTGCCGTCGCGCGGTAGTTTCACTGATTGTGAACGTAGGGGATTTATTTTGACCGGCGGTGTCTTTGGACGCAAGTAGCAACGGTACGGCTTCAATCGAACGGAGCGCGCCGCCAGTACGACGATCCGAGAGCGTCACCGAATTCCACGCCGCGTTCAACCACCCCGTCACGGCCCACCCCGCCCTGATCAAGCCCGCGGTGGGACGGGCGAGTCGGCATCGCCAGTGATGGCTGGCGTCCCCGGGCCGGGACCGCGACCGGGAGCGAGAGCAGTTCGGGACGATCCCATACGGGGCGGGACACTATCCGCGAGGGCGCTTGCGGCGCTCGACCGAGAACCGACCGCGTCCGCGCGTCCCGGCGCGGTTCGTCACCGCCGCCGACACCGCGGTCGTAACGGATGCCTACATTGGATTAGTCGACAAGAAGGGGTTCGATATCGCGTTGGATCACGCGTTCGACCCGATAGACGGCCGGAGACGGCAGTGCACGATCGACACCGATATCACCGTCAAACGGCGGGTATTCGATTCCTAACGCCGTCCATTCGGGCATACCCCGGACCGGCGTCCGCCGGGGCGTGTTATCCGATCTATAACAATGGAACCAGATCGACTGTTATCGGCCATGCAACGCTACAGGGACGACGTGAGCGTGGTCGTGCCCGGGATCGACGCGCCGAGCACCGTCGCCTGTCTCCGCTCGCTCCGACCGCGCGGCGTCCGAACCATCGTCGGCTCCGAGTCACGATCGACGCCGGCGGCCAGCTCGACCTACCGCGACGAGTTCGTCTCACTGCCGGATCCGACGACTGATCTGTCTGCCTACGGGGACGCCTTACTCTCGCTCGCCGAACGATCGGACGTCGAGACGATCATCCCGGTCCGCGAAGAGGACATCTACGTCCTCTCGGACCGCAAGGACGCATTCGCCGACGAAATCGCGACGCCGTGGCCGAACTTCGACACCCTCCGGCGCGTCCAGGACCGCGTCGAACTCTTCGAGGCTGCCGACGCCGCCGGGGTCGCGGCCCCCGAGACGACCCTCCTCAACGAGTGGGACGAGTGGGATCGCGAGGCCATCGTGAAACCGCGCTACACCGTTGCGGCATCCGCCTATCTCGGCCGCAGAGCCGATGACGCGGAGATCGGCTCGACCGAGTACCAGCGACCCGGTACGCGGCCGGATCCCCAAGCGGAGATCGCAAAGCGCGGTCACGTCCCGCTCGTTCAGGAGCGGATCCCCGACTCGCGGGAATTCGGCTTCTTCGCGCTTTACGACCACGGTGACCCGGTCGCGACCTTCCAGCACTGCCAGCGCCGCGGCTGGAAGTACTGCGGCGGTCCCAGCGCCTACCGCGAGTCGGTTCACATCCCGGAACTCGAGACCGCCGGCCGTGCCCTGCTCGACGAACTCGAGTGGCACGGCTTAGCGATGGTCGAGTTCCTGCGCGACCCCGCCGACGACGAGTTCAAGCTGATGGAGATCAATCCCCGCTTCTGGTCGTCCCTGCCGTTCTCGGTTCGCACGGGCGCCGACTTCCCCTACTACTACTGGCAGCTGGCGACCGATGAGCCGATCTCCTCGGAACCGACTTACGAGGTCGGCATGGGCGGACACCTTCTCCGGGGCGAACTCAGTTACCTGCACAGCGTGGCTACCGAGGAGTACCCCCTCGTCGAGCGCCCGTCTCTGAGTAGTGCCGCACGCGAGGTCGCCACGTCGCTCGTTCGTCAGCCCCGATTCGACTACGCGGTCACGGACGATCCGGTGCCGTTCTTTCAGGACGGCGTGAACCTGGTCCGGGCGTGGCTGGACAGCCGCTCCGAGGCGGCCCAAACGGCCGCGGGTGAGCCGGGAACCGAGATCCCGACCGAGGACGAGACCGAGCATCCGGAAGACGCCGGCGCGGAGCCGACCGAGACGAGTTCGACCGCAGAGGGCGAGCCGACGCGGTCGGCTCAGACAGACGGCGGACCGCAATCCGAGTCGCAGTGACCGGCACTCGATCCCGAATCGGACTCGCGTCTCGAATCGGCGACGACCGATAACCGTCAACGCTTAACGGGACTCGCTCCCACCTACCCCATATGATTCGAGGTGCCATCCGTGGCCGCTAGCAGGAATCTCGATCGTCTTCTGACCGTCGCCCTCGGCGGACTCGCGTCCGCTCTCGTCGCCGTCGCCCTGTTCGTCGTCTATCCGGACACGCTGACGGAGCTGTTCGGCGTGTTGGTCGCGATCGCAGCCGCCCTCCTCGGCCTTCGGTTCGCGAGCAACATCGCCGGATCGCTGTTCCCCGACTACGACGTCGCCGAGGTCGCCGTCGAGGGACCGATCAGTCGCGACGGCGGCGGCGGGCCGCTGCCGACGAGTCCCGGTGCGACGCCGGCCGACGACGTCGTCGAGCAGATCGACCGCGCGGACGAGGACGACAACGTCGACGCGCTGCTAGTGAAACTGAACACGCCAGGCGGCGAGGTCGTGCCCAGCGACGACATCCGGCTCGCGACCGAGCGGTTCGACGGGCCGACGATCGCCTACGCGACCGACGTCTGCGCCAGCGGCGGCTACTGGATCGCCAGCGGCTGTGACGAACTGTGGGCCCGCGAGGGGTCGATCGTCGGCTCGATCGGCGTCATCGGCTCCCGGGTCAACGCCAGCGACCTCGCCAAGAAGGTCGGCCTCTCCTACGAGCGCTTTGCCGCCGGCGACTACAAGGACGCCGGGACGCCGCTGAAGGAGATGGACGACGACGAGCGCGCGTACCTGCAGGGGCTGATCGACGACTACTACGACACCTTCGTCGAGCGGGTCAGCGACGGCCGCGACCTCGAATCGGAGTTCGTCCGCGACACCGAGGCGCGGATCTACCTGGGCGAGCAAGCCGACGAGCTTGGCCTGGTCGATCACCTCGGCACCCGCCGGGAGATCGAGGACGAACTGGCGGATCGGCTCGGTGCGGACGACGTGACCGTCGAGGAGTTCGAGCCCAAGCGGCCGCTGATGGCTCGCGTCGGTGCCGGGGCCCAGCGGGTAGCCTACGCCTTCGGAGCCGGGATCGCCGGCCTCGGCGACGGTCGCGGGTTCCGCCTGCGGAGCTGAGTTCGTCGGCCGCGGCCGCTCAGGTCGCGTTCGCGGACCGTGGCGGAACGGGAACGTCTCGAACGAGTAAGTGGTTTTATCGTCGCCGGGAACCCAACGCCTATCCGTGACAACGCTGGTCGTCTGCCTCGATCGGACCGACGACGTTGGCCGCAAGACCGGCCTCCGCTCGCCAGTCGTCGGTTGGGAGGCAGTTCGCGCGCTCGTGACCGACGTCGGTCTCGCGGATCCCGAGGACTCGGGCGTCAACACCTTGCTCGAGTCACTTCGAGTCGCCCAGAACCTCCGCGACGAGAACGAGGACGTCGTCGTCGCCGTCGTCTCCGGAGACCGAGAGTCGATGGTGTCGGCCGATCGAGCGGTCGCCGAGCAACTCGACGTCCTTATCGACGACCACGACCCCGACTCCGCGGTCGTCGTGACCGACAGCGCCGAGGACGAGCGGCTGATCCCCATCGTCGAGAGCCGCGTCCGCGTCGACTCCGTCGACCGCGTCGTCGTCCGCCAGGCCCGCGACATCGAGTCGACCTACTACCTGCTCAAGCAGTTCCTCGCCGACGAGGAACTGCGCCAGACCGTCCTCGTGCCGATCGGGCTGACGCTGCTGGTCTTCCCGCTGCTGGCGACCACCGTCGGCCCCGCGGAGGGCGCAGCCGCGATCACCACCGTCATCGGCCTGTTCCTGCTCTACAAGGGCTTCAACATCGACGAGCGCCTGACCAGGCTCACCCGCCAGACCCGGGAGTCGCTGTACTCCGGCCAGGTGTCGGTCGTCACCTACGTCGTCGCGGCCGGGCTGACCCTCGTCGGCCTGTTCGTGGGCGCGCTCGGGGTCTCGAGTCTCGAGCACACGTCCGGCGTGGTGGTTCCCGCGATGCGGTTCGTCTTCGACAGCATCCCCTGGCTGGCGATGGCCGCGCTGACCGCCAGCGCCGGCCGGCTGCTCGACGAGGCGATCGGCGAGGACCCGATCCGGCAGTCGTTTTTCAACCTGCCGTTTATCGTCCTCGCGGTGAGCCTGGTCGTCCGCGGCTTCTCCGCGTACTTCCTCGAGCAACAGAACGTGATCGACCCGTTCGTCGTCCCGGCGGCCGAACTCGGCGTCCTTCAGAACGAGCGGATCATCATGGGGGCCAGCGAACGGCTCGCGCTGTTCGTCGTCACCGCGATCGTCGTGAGCCTCATCGGGGCCCGAATCGCCGCCTCCGTCAGCGGGACGCGGGGCGAACTGGATCGTCCCGACGGCGGTTCGGACGCGGGACTCGCGGACGGCGGGCCGCCCTCGGCACCCGACGTCGAACGCGAACCGAACGGGGGAGCCGAGGCGGCCGTCAACTCCGACGCCGACCCTGATCCGGCGCCCGATCGGACTGATCCCGAACTCACCGACGGCGGGGCCGATTCGAACGCGGGACCCGACCCGAGCGAAAACCGCGAGCGGTGACTCCGTCCCAACTCGGTACCCATTTACCCGCACCCGGCAACCATCGACTATGAGCGACGCAGACGGCGCGTGGGTGAGCCTCTTCTCCGGCGGCAAGGACTCCTCGTGGGCGCTGTACCGGGCCCTCGCGGAGGGTCTCGACGTACAGCGGCTCGTCACCGTCCACCCCGCGGGCGACTCGTACATGTACCACGTCCCCGCGACCGACCTGGCCGGCCTGGCGGCCGAGAGCATCGGCATCGAACTGGTCGACGTCGAACCCGACGACTTCGCGGCCGAGGCGGCCGCGGACTCGAGCGCCCAGGGTGACGACGAGCTCGAACCGCTCGAAGCCGCCCTCGAAGCTCTCGATGGCGACCTCCCGGGCGGCATCGCCGGCGTCACGGCCGGCGCCGTCGAAAGCGAGTACCAGACCAGCCGGATTCAGGGGATGTGCGACCGTCTGGGCTGCGAACTCTTCGCCCCGCTGTGGCAGGAAGACCCCCGAGAGTTGGCCGACGCGATGCTCGAGGCGGGCTTCGAGATCGAAATCATCCAGGTCGCGGCCCACGGCTTGGACGAGTCGTGGCTGGGTCGGACCCTCGACCGCGAGGCGATCGCCGATCTCGAGGACCTCCACGAGGAGTACGGCGTCCACATTCTAGGCGAGGGCGGCGAGTTCGAGACGCTGGTCGTGGACGGACCGCACATGGACCGGCGGATCGACCTCGAGTACGAGACCGAGTGGGACGGAACCCGCGGAAGCCTGCGGATCACCGACGCGCGACTCGAGTAAAACGGGAGCACGGACGCGTTGAATATCGCGCTGCCGCGAGCGACTGGACGCGGTGATGGCGGGCCAGGCGGCGTTTCGCGAGTCGCACCGGGACTGACCGCGATTTCGCTGGCTCCCTCACGCCGCGGCGCGGCCGCCCCGGTTTCGGTGCCATCGGCGCGAAAGGCGACGTTTCGAGTGACGGCCGAACCGCTTTGCGGCTTTGCGTCGACGGTGGTGATATGATCGAAAGCGATCGTGACCTGTTCGTTCGAGAACTGCGGGAACTCTACCACATCGAACGCGAACTGGAAGAGGTCCAGTCGGGCCTGGCCGAGGCCGCGACCGACGAGGAACTCGAGGAGTTTTTCATGGCTCACAGCGAGACGACGACGGAACAGATCGGCCGGCTCGAACCGATCTTCGACGCGATCGAGGCCGAACCGGGGCCGATCGATAATCCGGCGCTGGAGGGGCTGCGGACCGACCGCGAGGACATCGTCGGCGATCTGAACGATCCGGTGCTCGGCGATCTCGTCGAGACGGAACTGGCCCGGGGGATCGAGCGCCTCGAGATCACGAAACTCGAGACGCTGCTCGAACTTTCCGATCGGATCGGTCACCCGAACGAGATCACGGATCGCCTCGAACGGACCAAGCAGGAGGCCGAGAACGGGCTCGAAGAAGCGAAGGAACTGACGGCGATCTAAGGCCCACCGGACGAGACGGTCGGCGCGAAACTCCCTTTTCACCGCCCTCGTAGCGGAACAGGCGCGAGACGTGAGACCGGCCAGCGCGAGCGACCGACTCGAGAGCGAGCGCTGTCGGCAGCGGCGCGGAATCGAAAACGGATCGGCGGCGAACGGTTCGACGGCGGCGGAGACGCTGGCCCCTATACGGACCGCTGTAAGTCATTTCTGGCGCAACCGCAGTCCGGACTGCGGTTGCGCCGGTAAATCGTTACAGCAGACCGTATCAGTCCGTGCCGTTCGTAATCGTCGTGTGGGCGCCGATGAGCGCTCCCGCGAGGTCCAAATCCTCCAGACGGGTCCCCTGGTCGATGATCGACCGCCTGATGTCGCCGTTCTGGACCGTCGCGTCGGGGAAGATGATCGTGTGTTCGAGGTTGGTGTCCTCGAGGGTTACGTCGCCCATGACGTGGACGTTCTCCCCGATCGTGGCGTCCTCTAACGTCGCGGAGTCGGCGACCAGCGAGTCGCCGTCTAAGTGCCAGGCGACGGCGTCGAGGTAGCTCTCGGGGGTGCCGATGTCGAACCAGGCGCCCTCGAAGGTGTAGGCGCAAGTCGGCTCGCGATTCTGGAGCCACTGGACGAACCAGCCGGGTTCGTCGGGGTTGTTTCCGTCTTCGAGGTAGGTCGGGAGGAGATCAAGCGATTCCTGCGGAAAGGCGTAGCAGGCGATCGAGACGAGCGTGCTCTTGGGATCGTCCGGTTTCTCCTGGAAGTCGACGACGCGGTCGCCGTCGAGGTCGACCAGGCCGTAGGACTTGGCCTTCTCGCGGGAGCCGACATCGTAGGCGGCGAGCGTGGGCGCGTCCCGCTCCTGAAAGTAGTCGAGGAAGTCGGCGACGTCGAAGCTGATCAGGTTGTCACCGGCGATGATCAGCAGGTCGTCGTCGACGTTCTCGCGGTCGATCAGCTGGGAGA
This window of the Natrinema salifodinae genome carries:
- a CDS encoding sugar phosphate nucleotidyltransferase, producing the protein MKAVVLAGGYATRMWPITKHRPKMFLPIGESTVVDRIFAELEEDERIEEVYVSTNERFAPDFEAHLADSEFDKPTLSIEDTTEEDDKFGVVGALSQLIDRENVDDDLLIIAGDNLISFDVADFLDYFQERDAPTLAAYDVGSREKAKSYGLVDLDGDRVVDFQEKPDDPKSTLVSIACYAFPQESLDLLPTYLEDGNNPDEPGWFVQWLQNREPTCAYTFEGAWFDIGTPESYLDAVAWHLDGDSLVADSATLEDATIGENVHVMGDVTLEDTNLEHTIIFPDATVQNGDIRRSIIDQGTRLEDLDLAGALIGAHTTITNGTD
- a CDS encoding DUF373 family protein, which codes for MTTLVVCLDRTDDVGRKTGLRSPVVGWEAVRALVTDVGLADPEDSGVNTLLESLRVAQNLRDENEDVVVAVVSGDRESMVSADRAVAEQLDVLIDDHDPDSAVVVTDSAEDERLIPIVESRVRVDSVDRVVVRQARDIESTYYLLKQFLADEELRQTVLVPIGLTLLVFPLLATTVGPAEGAAAITTVIGLFLLYKGFNIDERLTRLTRQTRESLYSGQVSVVTYVVAAGLTLVGLFVGALGVSSLEHTSGVVVPAMRFVFDSIPWLAMAALTASAGRLLDEAIGEDPIRQSFFNLPFIVLAVSLVVRGFSAYFLEQQNVIDPFVVPAAELGVLQNERIIMGASERLALFVVTAIVVSLIGARIAASVSGTRGELDRPDGGSDAGLADGGPPSAPDVEREPNGGAEAAVNSDADPDPAPDRTDPELTDGGADSNAGPDPSENRER
- a CDS encoding carboxylate--amine ligase, with the translated sequence MQRYRDDVSVVVPGIDAPSTVACLRSLRPRGVRTIVGSESRSTPAASSTYRDEFVSLPDPTTDLSAYGDALLSLAERSDVETIIPVREEDIYVLSDRKDAFADEIATPWPNFDTLRRVQDRVELFEAADAAGVAAPETTLLNEWDEWDREAIVKPRYTVAASAYLGRRADDAEIGSTEYQRPGTRPDPQAEIAKRGHVPLVQERIPDSREFGFFALYDHGDPVATFQHCQRRGWKYCGGPSAYRESVHIPELETAGRALLDELEWHGLAMVEFLRDPADDEFKLMEINPRFWSSLPFSVRTGADFPYYYWQLATDEPISSEPTYEVGMGGHLLRGELSYLHSVATEEYPLVERPSLSSAAREVATSLVRQPRFDYAVTDDPVPFFQDGVNLVRAWLDSRSEAAQTAAGEPGTEIPTEDETEHPEDAGAEPTETSSTAEGEPTRSAQTDGGPQSESQ
- the sppA gene encoding signal peptide peptidase SppA yields the protein MAASRNLDRLLTVALGGLASALVAVALFVVYPDTLTELFGVLVAIAAALLGLRFASNIAGSLFPDYDVAEVAVEGPISRDGGGGPLPTSPGATPADDVVEQIDRADEDDNVDALLVKLNTPGGEVVPSDDIRLATERFDGPTIAYATDVCASGGYWIASGCDELWAREGSIVGSIGVIGSRVNASDLAKKVGLSYERFAAGDYKDAGTPLKEMDDDERAYLQGLIDDYYDTFVERVSDGRDLESEFVRDTEARIYLGEQADELGLVDHLGTRREIEDELADRLGADDVTVEEFEPKRPLMARVGAGAQRVAYAFGAGIAGLGDGRGFRLRS
- a CDS encoding YciE/YciF ferroxidase family protein, with protein sequence MIESDRDLFVRELRELYHIERELEEVQSGLAEAATDEELEEFFMAHSETTTEQIGRLEPIFDAIEAEPGPIDNPALEGLRTDREDIVGDLNDPVLGDLVETELARGIERLEITKLETLLELSDRIGHPNEITDRLERTKQEAENGLEEAKELTAI
- a CDS encoding diphthine--ammonia ligase — translated: MSDADGAWVSLFSGGKDSSWALYRALAEGLDVQRLVTVHPAGDSYMYHVPATDLAGLAAESIGIELVDVEPDDFAAEAAADSSAQGDDELEPLEAALEALDGDLPGGIAGVTAGAVESEYQTSRIQGMCDRLGCELFAPLWQEDPRELADAMLEAGFEIEIIQVAAHGLDESWLGRTLDREAIADLEDLHEEYGVHILGEGGEFETLVVDGPHMDRRIDLEYETEWDGTRGSLRITDARLE